In Tepidamorphus gemmatus, the sequence ATCGAGCGCCAGCGCCCGGCCGAGATCGACGCGCTTGCGCATCCCGTAGGCCATGTCGCCGACGAGGGCGTGGCGCAGCTCCTCGAGTTCCAGGAACTCGATGATGCGCTCGGCCTTCGCCGCGAAGGCCTCCTCCTCGGCGCGGACCCGGCCCCAGTAGAGAAGGGCGGAAAACAGACCAGTCCGCATGCGTGCGTCATAACCGGTGAGGATGTTCTGGCGCGCGGTCATCGAGGGATAGGTCTGGATGCCCTGGAAGGTGCGCGAGATGCCAAGCGCGGCGCGCTTGTGAGGGACGAGCGCGGATATGTCTTGGCCACAGAAGCGCACCGCGCCGGACTGGGGCCGGTAGAATCCCGACAGGCAGTTGAGCAGGCTCGACTTGCCGGCCCCGTTCGGGCCGATGACAGCGTGGATCTGGCGCGGGGCGACCCTCAGCGAGACGGACTTCAAGGCTTCCACCGCGCCAAAGCGCAGGCAGAGCGCATCCGCCTCCAAGACTGCCGCCGCAGGCTCGTCGCCTGATTGCATGGGCACACTTCCCCCCATACGGCGCGCCCGTGCGGCGCGCCGTCAAAGCCTCTTGTTGTCGTGGGCGGCTACTGGAACGTGACGTCCAGTCCGCATTCGCGCGCGATCAGCAGCGTCTGGATCTGCGAGCTGCCATCGCCGATCGTGCAGATGCGGTTGTCGCGCAGGTATCGCGATACTGGGCAGTCATCCATGAAGCCCCAGCCGCCATGCACCTGGATCGCCAGGTTGGCGACTTCGGAACCGGTCTCGGTGGCATGCAGCTTGGCCATTGACAGCGCCATCAGGTCGTCGCGACCCTGATCGACCAGCCAGGCGGCGCGATAGGTGACGAGCCGGGCGCTCTCCGTCTTGAGCGCCATCCTGGCGATCATGTCCTGGACGAGCTGCAGCCGGCCGATGCTGCCGCCGAAGGCCTGACGTTCCTTTGCATATGCAATGGAATGATCGAGACTGGCCTGGGCGAGGCCGAGCGAGCAGGCTGCGAGAAACAGCCGGGCGGCCTGGTAGCCCTTGTGCAGCACCCAGCGGCCGCCATGTTTCTGGCCGACGATGTCCGCGTCGGTGAGGCGCACATCGTCAAGGAACAGCGGCCGGGTATCGGAGGACTTCCAGCCCATCTTCCGGTACTTCTCGCCGCGCGTGTAGCCGGGAGCGTCGTTGGGGACGAGGAACAGCGTGTACTGCTTGCGCGCCTCCTCCTTCGGGCTCGAGACGCATAGCACGAGGGTGAAGGAGGAGATGTCGGTGCCGGGATTGGTGATGTAGGCCTTCTCGCCCGAGATCGACCACTGGCCCTCGGCGACCTCGGTGGCGCGCGTCTTGAAGCCGGCGGTCCAGCTTCCCGCGTCGGGCTCGGTGCCGGCAATCGAGCAGATCTTCCTGCCCGCGACAATGTCCGGCAGCCATCTGCGCTTCTGCGCCTCGGTTCCGAAGCGGGCGACGGTCAGGCCGGTGGCCATCGACACCATGGCCGAGACCGCAAGCGACTGGTCGGCACGGGCGACCTCCTCGAGGGCGAGCACGGCCTCGAAGACCCCGAGGCCCATGCCGCCCAGCTCCTCGGGGAACGGGATCGACATGACTCCGAGCTCGCCCAGACGCTGGAACAGGTCGGTCGGAAACACACCGTCCCGATCGAGCTGTTCGGCCCTCGGCGCGATCTCGCTCTGGGCGAAATCGCGCACATTGGCCTGCAGCGCCTTCTGGTCGGGGGTCAGGTCGAAATCCATGGACGTCCTCCGGTCGTCAGTCTTTCGGATGCTCGAACGGCACCGTGGTCTTGTGGATCGCGCCGCTGAGCGCGGCGACGGGCTTGGCGGCGAGACCGCGTGTCGCCATCTCGATGAGCGCGTCGGCGACGTCGTCGGCGGTCCAGGGGCCGTCGGGGTGGTACCACTTGGTGACCCAGTGAACGGCGCCAAGCAGCATGAACATCGCCAGCTTCGGATTGACGGGCAGGATGCTGCCGTCGCGGATACCTTCCTCGACGAGGCGACGCATGCGCTTCTCGAAGGCATCACGCAGCGCGATGATGCGCTTGGCGTCGTCGCCAGTCAGCGCGTTCTCCTCGAGGATGAGGACGGGTACGCCCATCGCGCCGATCATCTCGCGCAGGTAGCCCTTCATCCCGATCTGGATCTTCTCGAGGCCCGTCCGGCCTTCCGCCTCGCCGCGGTCCATGCACTCGCGGGCGATCTCCATCGCCTCCTCGTGACAGGCGTAGAGCAGCTCGTTCTTGTTGCGGACGTAGCGGTAGAGGGCGGTCTTGGTAACGCCGAGCCGCTCGGCGACATCGTCGAGCGTCGTGCCGTGGCTGCCGCGCCGGTTGAAGACCCTGGCGGCCTCGCGAATGATCGCCTTGCGCTTGATCTCGAGCTGCTGCTCGCGATCGGGAA encodes:
- a CDS encoding ABC transporter ATP-binding protein, yielding MQSGDEPAAAVLEADALCLRFGAVEALKSVSLRVAPRQIHAVIGPNGAGKSSLLNCLSGFYRPQSGAVRFCGQDISALVPHKRAALGISRTFQGIQTYPSMTARQNILTGYDARMRTGLFSALLYWGRVRAEEEAFAAKAERIIEFLELEELRHALVGDMAYGMRKRVDLGRALALDPKILIMDEPMAGMSAEEKGDLARYILDIRDGLGIPVVLVEHDMEVVMDISDRITVIDFGQVIACGTPAEIRADERVIAAYLGGGSA
- a CDS encoding acyl-CoA dehydrogenase family protein, producing MDFDLTPDQKALQANVRDFAQSEIAPRAEQLDRDGVFPTDLFQRLGELGVMSIPFPEELGGMGLGVFEAVLALEEVARADQSLAVSAMVSMATGLTVARFGTEAQKRRWLPDIVAGRKICSIAGTEPDAGSWTAGFKTRATEVAEGQWSISGEKAYITNPGTDISSFTLVLCVSSPKEEARKQYTLFLVPNDAPGYTRGEKYRKMGWKSSDTRPLFLDDVRLTDADIVGQKHGGRWVLHKGYQAARLFLAACSLGLAQASLDHSIAYAKERQAFGGSIGRLQLVQDMIARMALKTESARLVTYRAAWLVDQGRDDLMALSMAKLHATETGSEVANLAIQVHGGWGFMDDCPVSRYLRDNRICTIGDGSSQIQTLLIARECGLDVTFQ
- a CDS encoding TetR/AcrR family transcriptional regulator, with the translated sequence MSRWANAVPDREQQLEIKRKAIIREAARVFNRRGSHGTTLDDVAERLGVTKTALYRYVRNKNELLYACHEEAMEIARECMDRGEAEGRTGLEKIQIGMKGYLREMIGAMGVPVLILEENALTGDDAKRIIALRDAFEKRMRRLVEEGIRDGSILPVNPKLAMFMLLGAVHWVTKWYHPDGPWTADDVADALIEMATRGLAAKPVAALSGAIHKTTVPFEHPKD